The following are encoded together in the Sphaerodactylus townsendi isolate TG3544 linkage group LG14, MPM_Stown_v2.3, whole genome shotgun sequence genome:
- the LOC125443515 gene encoding protocadherin beta-16-like isoform X6, translated as MHLYRQGWSFFLFLCMCGAICESFHYSVPEEKKSGSLVANVLKDLKVDVKELVNRRARLVSEGTKQYFQLDPQSGNVIVHERIDREALCDQKDLCILTAEIVLENPLQVQRIEVEIEDVNDNSPQFSKKEYHFKIPEQVPMNTRFPLETAEDSDKGDNAVQNYTLSPNGHFTLDVKSRRDGSKYAELVLQRQLDREENAQLFLILSAVDGGTPKRTGTMNIVIDVLDTNDNFPQFGDSLYKVKLRENTPRGTLVTKVEATDRDFGSFGEITYFFSQVPKNVLKAFSLNKHTGELTVAGSIDYEEERNYAINIEATDGGGLSAYCQVMVEVEDRNDNAPEVTLTSLTSPLPEDSPSDTVVALFRVTDRDSGDNGRTACTTEASLPFLLKKSVNNYYQLVTQQPLDREKDSEYNITVTATDGGSPRLTSTRIINVQISDINDNAPVFEKSTYEMQLWENNIPGLLIGLIQAKDLDTEQNSKVTYSLLPGEVSDQPASSYVSINSETGNLYAIRSVDYEQIKEFQVTVRAVDNGSPPLSSEVIVRVVIMDENDNAPFILYPLQNGTSPSNDLVPRGAEAGYLVTKVVAVDRDSGQNSWLSYELLKATEPGLFSVGAQNGEVKTMRPINKRDSLKQKLIIGVRDNGHPPQSTSATLSILLVDGFSDPYMKSVDVPKDEMVQEEDRTLTMYLVICLAVISFIFLVSAVVFVAVKIQKRRKFIASSTVNFPVGPNYPENYEDVDSGSLSRAYNYEVCLAGGSLNSEFRFLRPLFPVFSVEPSQNQGIQKMSTGSQEVPSHAAEGQLMSEARGAVSEDAAARAGGPSCAGNQAITANANIGQNDWLAYQ; from the coding sequence ATGCATCTCTACAGGCAAGGTTGgtcttttttcttgtttctctGCATGTGTGGGGCCATATGTGAATCGTTCCATTACTCAGTTCCTGAGGAGAAGAAAAGTGGGTCTCTGGTAGCAAATGTGCTGAAGGATTTGAAAGTGGATGTGAAGGAGCTGGTCAATCGTAGGGCCCGTCTGGTTTCTGAAGGCACCAAGCAATATTTCCAGTTGGATCCCCAGTCTGGGAATGTGATAGTACATGAGAGAATAGACCGAGAAGCTCTGTGTGACCAGAAGGACCTGTGCATCTTAACTGCAGAGATTGTGctggaaaacccactgcaagTGCAAAGAATTGAAGTTGAAATAGAGGATGTCAATGACAATTCCCCCCAGTTCTCTAAAAAAgaataccattttaaaataccTGAGCAGGTACCAATGAATACCAGATTCCCTTTGGAGACAGCTGAGGATTCAGACAAAGGAGACAATGCGGTTCAGAATTATACCCTTAGTCCGAATGGCCATTTTACATTGGATGTGAAAAGTCGCAGGGATGGTAGCAAATATGCAGAGTTAGTGTTGCAAAGACAATTAGACCGTGAGGAGAATGCACAGCTCTTCCTCATTCTGTCAGCTGTTGATGGAGGGACCCCGAAGAGAACAGGCACAATGAATATTGTCATTGATGTTCTGGATACCAATGACAATTTCCCACAGTTTGGTGATTCTCTATATAAAGTGAAACTGAGGGAAAACACTCCAAGAGGTACACTTGTGACCAAAGTGGAAGCAACTGACAGGGATTTTGGTTCCTTTGGGGAAATCACGTATTTCTTCAGCCAGGTGCCAAAAAATGTGCTCAAGGCTTTCAGTTTAAACAAACATACCGGGGAACTTACTGTTGCTGGTTCCATTGATTATGAAGAGGAGAGAAATTATGCAATAAATATTGAGGCCACGGATGGAGGGGGGCTTTCTGCTTACTGTCAAGTCATGGTGGAGGTTGAGGACAGAAATGACAACGCCCCAGAGGTGACCCTCACATCCCTCACCAGCCCCCTACCAGAAGATTCTCCCTCGGATACTGTGGTGGCCCTCTTCCGTGTCACAGACCGAGACTCTGGAGACAATGGCAGAACTGCCTGTACTACTGAAGCAAGCTTGCCCTTTCTATTGAAAAAATCTGTGAATAATTACTATCAATTGGTGACACAGCAGCCTCTGGACCGAGAAAAAGACTCAGAGTATAACATCACAGTTACAGCCACAGACGGGGGCTCTCCCAGGCTCACTTCAACAAGAATAATTAACGTTCAGATCTCAGACATCAACGACAATGCTCCAGTATTTGAGAAGTCAACATATGAAATGCAATTATGGGAGAACAATATTCCAGGTCTGCTGATCGGTTTGATTCAAGCCAAGGACCTGGATACAGAGCAGAACTCCAAAGTGACCTATTCTCTTTTGCCTGGGGAGGTGAGTGATCAACCTGCATCCTCTTATGTCTCCATCAACTCTGAAACTGGGAATCTGTATGCCATTCGATCTGTGGATTATGAGCAGATAAAAGAATTCCAGGTGACTGTCAGGGCTGTAGACAATGGTTCTCCTCCTCTGAGCTCAGAAGTTATTGTCCGAGTTGTTATCATGGATGAAAATGATAATGCCCCGTTCATCCTGTATCCTCTTCAGAATGGCACTTCCCCATCCAATGATCTGGTTCCCAGGGGAGCGGAGGCTGGCTACTTGGTCACCAAAGTGGTGGCCGTGGACAGAGATTCCGGTCAGAACTCTTGGCTTTCCTATGAGCTCCTGAAGGCCACAGAACCTGGTCTGTTCAGTGTGGGGGCCCAGAATGGAGAAGTGAAAACCATGAGACCAATTAACAAAAGAGACAGCCTCAAACAGAAACTTATCATTGGAGTCAGAGACAATGGTCACCCTCCCCAGTCCACCTCTGCAACACTGAGCATTCTGCTAGTGGATGGCTTCTCTGACCCATACATGAAAAGTGTGGATGTCCCAAAGGATgaaatggtgcaggaggaagACCGGACTCTGACTATGTATCTGGTCATATGCTTGGCTGTCAtctcctttatctttctggtTTCTGCAGTGGTGTTTGTTGCCGTCAAGATTCAGAAAAGGAGAAAGTTCATTGCGAGCTCCACCGTGAATTTTCCAGTGGGACCAAATTACCCTGAGAACTATGAAGATGTTGATTCTGGATCCCTTTCCCGGGCTTACAACTACGAGGTTTGCCTAGCTGGCGGGTCCCTGAACAGTGAGTTCAGGTTTCTCAGACCCctctttcctgtgttttctgtgGAGCCGTCTCAAAATCAGGGGATTCAGAAGATGTCAACTGGTTCCCAAGAAGTTCCTAGTCATGCAGCAGAAGGGCAACTCATGAGTGAG